A section of the Citrus sinensis cultivar Valencia sweet orange chromosome 8, DVS_A1.0, whole genome shotgun sequence genome encodes:
- the LOC102610328 gene encoding probable serine/threonine-protein kinase PBL5, whose translation MGCFRCSGKSNKKLDEEIDNKNKNLNKQADKKQLIADTPRVDSNANLKKEEVSNDGQLSMDVNNLNLKDDSNNSGKSAKPFTFGELAAATGNFRSDCCLGEGGFGKVYKGYLEKIEQVVAIKQLDHRGVQGVREFSAEVMTLGSADHPNLVKLIGYCAEGDQRLLVYEYMPLGSLDKHLHDLRPDTRPLDWNTRMKIAAGASRGLQYLHEQLKQPVIYRDLKCSNILLEEGYHPKLSDFGLAKMGPSGDKTHVSTRVMGTYGYCAPDYAMTGQLTFKSDIYSFGVVLLELITGRKAIDQTKDRKELNLVAWARPMFKDRNNFSQMVDPSLQGQYPVRGLYQALAIAAMCVQEQPNMRPAITDVVMALNYLASQKYDPQNPPSRSSRKSPSCLGVNKDDDHGKNARSGSNREEVKSSGQCLSNGVNT comes from the exons ATGGGTTGTTTTCGTTGCAGTggaaaatcaaacaaaaaattagatgaAGAAATCGACAACAAGAACAAGAATTTAAACAAGCAAGCTGACAAAAAACAACTCATTGCAG ATACACCAAGAGTTGATTCGAATGCCAACTTAAAGAAAGAGGAGGTCTCTAACGATGGCCAATTATCTATGGAtgtaaataacttaaatttgaaAGATGATTCAAATAACAGTGGCAAGAGCGCTAAGCCGTTCACATTTGGTGAACTTGCGGCTGCTACCGGAAATTTTAGGTCTGACTGTTGTTTGGGTGAAGGAGGTTTTGGGAAAGTGTACAAGGGATACCTGGAGAAAATCGAACAG GTTGTCGCAATCAAGCAACTTGATCACCGTGGAGTTCAAGGAGTTAGGGAATTTTCTGCTGAAGTGATGACATTGGGCTCTGCTGACCACCCTAATCTTGTCAAATTGATTGGCTATTGTGCTGAGGGTGATCAGAGATTATTGGTTTATGAGTATATGCCACTCGGATCTTTGGATAAACATTTACATG ATCTTCGACCTGATACAAGACCCCTTGATTGGAATACAAGGATGAAAATAGCAGCTGGCGCGTCGAGGGGCTTGCAGTACTTGCACGAACAACTGAAACAGCCTGTTATATATCGTGATCTGAAATGCTCAAACATTTTGCTTGAAGAAGGATACCACCCCAAGTTATCTGATTTTGGCTTGGCCAAAATGGGCCCTAGCGGAGACAAGACCCATGTATCTACGAGGGTTATGGGCACATATGGTTACTGTGCGCCAGATTATGCAATGACAGGCCAGCTGACTTTTAAATCAGATATTTACAGCTTTGGGGTTGTTCTTTTGGAGCTCATCACTGGCAGAAAAGCAATTGATCAAACAAAAGATCGTAAGGAGCTAAATCTGGTTGCATGG GCAAGGCCCATGTTCAAAGACCGAAATAACTTTTCCCAAATGGTTGATCCTTCACTTCAAGGTCAATATCCAGTAAGAGGCTTGTACCAAGCTCTTGCCATAGCTGCTATGTGTGTCCAGGAGCAGCCTAACATGCGGCCAGCTATAACTGATGTTGTCATGGCTTTAAATTACCTTGCTTCCCAAAAGTATGATCCCCAAAACCCTCCCTCCCGGAGCTCCCGAAAATCTCCATCTTGTCTTGGAGTAAACAAGGACGACGATCACGGAAAAAATGCCAGGAGTGGGTCCAATAGAGAGGAGGTCAAGTCAAGTGGTCAGTGCCTTTCCAATGGTGTTAATACATAG